A segment of the Betaproteobacteria bacterium genome:
ATCTCATGAATGGCGGCTGCTCAGACGATGGGTTTCGCTACTTTTGCCACTGGCTTATTTCGGAGGGCCAGAAACGTTTGAACGTGCGGTCGCCAATCCAGATAGCCTGGCGGACCTCCCACGCCAAGAATACTTTGAACTTGAATCGTTTGCCTACGTTGCACTCAAGTTATTCAAAGCCAAGGGCGGAGGCGAACTGGAACGCGATTTCTCTATCGAGCTTGCCATGCCGACGGGGCAAGAGTGGTCTGAAGAAGATCTTCCCGCGCTTCATCCGTTGCTCGCATCTAAATATGGGGCCTAACGTTGCGGTCAGAAACGCTCCCTTCGGTCGCTGGGACGGCGCGAAAGCGCGGCGCTCTTTAACTTAATCGTTTGGCGTCTGAAAGCTCCAATGCCCACATTGCTCGAACACGGAGGCGACGTTGAACTTTGGGCGGGTTGGACCATTGGCCTTCCGTCGTCGTACCATCAACGAAATAGTGATGGATCGTGGTCTTGTTGGGGTTCGGATTGGGCAGTTGACGTTCATATCATCGAAATTGCAGGTGATGAAACCGGGGCGCCTGTTTCGCCGGAAAAACTTCTTGGTATTGATCGGAAAATTAATGCGGTTGGCGCTGGAGGGGTTGGCGTGACCGAGGTGCTAAAGGAAATTGACAGCGGGCGAGAAGTTTTCCGCCTTGCAGGAAGTCTTGCTGCAGAAAACACCACTATGTCGTGCTGGGTATCCTATTTCACAGAACAACAGTTGCCCTTCGCCGAGGACTTCATTCGTAAAGTTGTACATCATGCGCCAAGCGCCGCCTAACACGTCGATATGGGCTCCGTTCCCCAAAAAAGGAGAATGATCAATTGGCGTATGTGGCAGACACAATGAATCGTAGGTTCAAATGCTTTGCCGAAGTAGAGCCTACAATTGATAGACTCGTTTCGGCCAACAACGGACCTTCAGCTTGAGCTTCCAGTTGAAACCCTGCACGATGCGCTCTTGAACATACTTTTTCTACCGCCTCGTTAGGCGTCACAACCGGCATCCGGGAGGTACCATGCCCCGTACAGGAGGGTCACCATGATCAACGGTAGCTGCTTGTGCGGTAGTGTTCGCGTTGAGATCGAAGAGCCTTTTGAGAAGGCGCCGGAGGCGTGCCACTGTACGCAGTGCAGGAAGCAAACTGGCAACTTCTTGGTGGCGATCAACGTGCGACGAACCGCACTGAAGATCTTGGGGGCCGCGAGCGTCAAGTGGTACCAGTCTTCAGAGAAAGTACAGCGCGGCTTCTGCTCGGTTTGCGGCTCAGTTCTTTTCTGGAATCCGACCATTGACGGCTACCAGTGGACCGGCGTTGCCTTGGGGTGCCTCGACACACGGAACGAACTCAAAATTGCCAAGCACACCTTCGTTAAAGACAAGGGGACCTACTACGAAATCACTGACGGCACGCCGCAACTTGAAGAGTACTGAGCTGAGTAGTGCGGTGCCTACTGCCTACTCATACGCGCACACCCAGTCACGCCTAACCCCATCATTCAAGGGGACGCCGGATATATCGCATGGCTTCGGTAAAACCAAGCGCAGCGCCCCTTAACGTCGGCGTTAAAGGTCCGCTTCCGAGAAAACTGAACGGCTGGAGTGGGTCG
Coding sequences within it:
- a CDS encoding GFA family protein; the encoded protein is MINGSCLCGSVRVEIEEPFEKAPEACHCTQCRKQTGNFLVAINVRRTALKILGAASVKWYQSSEKVQRGFCSVCGSVLFWNPTIDGYQWTGVALGCLDTRNELKIAKHTFVKDKGTYYEITDGTPQLEEY